The following nucleotide sequence is from Nautilia sp. PV-1.
ACCTTCTGTCCTAAAGAAATAATTGATAAAGCATTACAGCTGATGGAAGCAAGAATAAAACAAAACAAGCTTGAAATAATATACGACGTCAAAAACACTACGCCGATAGAAGGTTATAAAAGCGAATTTTCCCAAGTTATATTAAATATTATAAACAATGCGATAGACATACTTAAAGAAAGAAATATAGAAAATAAAAAAATATGGATAAGAATCAACGGTAAAACTATAGAAATAGAAGACAATGCGGGAGGCATTCCTGATGAAATTAAAGATAAAATATTCGAACCTTATTTTACGACAAAATTTCAGTCTCAGGGTACAGGAATAGGGCTTTATATGAGCAGGGTTATTATTACTCAGCATTTTGACGGAGAACTGTATGCCTATAATTCTTCTAACGGAGCCGTGTTTGTTATTAAATTTAAATAATGTAGTATTTGTGTAATACACTTAAAAATGAACGATTATTTAGCACTCTTTTAGCACTTTACTTATTTATAATTCCTTTAAAAATTGAAAAGGTGAAGAATGAAAAAAGCAACTTTAGGAGCGTTAATCGTTGGTGCTATAATCGGTCTTGGTATTTCTTATGTAGCGGCTGTGTTGGTGGATGTTACAGGTAAACCTAATTTTTGTGCTAGTTGTCATACAATGAAACCAATGGTAGAAAGTTTTCATCAGAGTGTTCACGGAGGAAACAATCCTCATGGATTTGCAGTTCATCACTGTACGGACTGTCACTTACCTAAAAATTCTTTAATAGGATATTTAATTGCAAAAGGTATAAGCGGTACAAGAGACGCAATGGCTGAATTTGGAATTATTTCAAAAGTTGATTTTAAAGAAAACTTCTGGGAAATGAAAAATTATACATATGACAGTGCTTGTTTACAGTGTCATCATATGGTAAAAGAACCTGAAAAAGCATTCGGAATGAGTGAAGAGAGCAGATATGCCCACGAACAATACTGGAAAGAGAAAAAAGCAGGGAAAGATATCAGCTGTGTAAGCTGTCATAATGATTACAGCATGGTTAATTTTGCCCACCCTAACTTATTGGAA
It contains:
- a CDS encoding NapC/NirT family cytochrome c — translated: MKKATLGALIVGAIIGLGISYVAAVLVDVTGKPNFCASCHTMKPMVESFHQSVHGGNNPHGFAVHHCTDCHLPKNSLIGYLIAKGISGTRDAMAEFGIISKVDFKENFWEMKNYTYDSACLQCHHMVKEPEKAFGMSEESRYAHEQYWKEKKAGKDISCVSCHNDYSMVNFAHPNLLERLNDEEK